The sequence GGCACGTTCAGAAAACTCAACTCAGCCGTGGCACGGCTGCTTGCCAGACCACTTTGTGGAGATGTCAAGGATACCATGAGTGGGTTTTTCGGATTGAAGCGCCATGTCTGGAATAGCTCTGCCCAACTCGCTCCACTTGGGTACAAGATAGGTCTTGAGTTTCTCTGCAAATGCCCGGGCCTTCGCGTGCGCGAGATCCCGATTCACTTCGGCCTGCGGGAGGAGGGACAGTCCAAGCTTTCGCTCAAGCAGCAGTTTCGCTATCTTGAGCACCTCAGTCGCTTGTATGACTTCAAGTTTCCGCGATTCTCTCCAATTGCCAAATTCGTGGCCGCATTTGCGTTGACGTGGTCGATGGCCCTGCCCCTCTTCCTGGGCCTAACGGCTTTGGGGTGGCCTCCGCACATATCCTTTTCCATCGCGTTGCTCTTTAGTCACGGAGTACATGCTCTCCTGCACTGGCGGTATCTCAACACGGAAGGCGTGCCTGAGACTGTGACCCATCCCTGGGTGGGTTTCATAGGCATGATCTTCGCAGAGCTTCTCGTAGGGAATCTCACGTTGTGGTGGCTGCTGGCTGAACTCCGTGCTCCGACGCCCATAAAGATCTTCACCATAGCAACCATCGTGACGGCGGTCTGCCGGTATATGCTCCGTAAAGAGCTTCGCCACGATCTCCGTTCCCTGAAGGCGGCGCTGTCGCGATAGCCCTTCATCCTCTTTGCACTCATGACTTTCGCGGAATTCGTCTACACCGTGATTCTGGCTCCGCGCCCCCTGAAGCAGGCAGCGAATTGGTTGCTGCTGAAAATCATCCCCAAGCGGGTCAAAATCGGTTCCGCGGAGATCTGTCTGGATCCCGCGGATCCTGTCATCTCGGGAGCCGTGACTTTTGGGGTCTATGAAAGGGATGAGTTGAAGTTTTTTCAAGAACACTGCCTGCCAGGGATGGTAGTCGTGGATATCGGTGCCAATGTTGGCATCTACACGGCGCTGGCCCTCCAGCTTACCTCCCCCGCAGGCACAGTAGTCAGCATCGAGCCCAATCCACACAGCCGTGCATTTCTCGAGCAGACCATCGCCTGCAATGTGGACGGGACAGATACCAGCAGAAAAAGGAGTCACATCTGCTCATGCGCTGCGTCTGACCGCGAAGGCAGTGCCAGTTTGCACCTCAACCTTGGAAACAAAGGAGACAACAGGCTCTACGCCTCCTCCCTTTCCTCCACGGAAATTCCAATCACGGTCAGACCGCTGGACTCTATTCTCAGTGATTTGGGAATCCATGAGGTGAACCTGGTGAAAATAGACGTGCAAGGTTGCGAGCCCATGGTCATCGCGGGTGGCCTTGAAACGATCCGTCGTTCTCCGGACGTGCTGATTGTCTCGGAGTTCTGGCCCGAAGGGATCAAGTCGGCAGGCCGGGATGCCCTGGAGTATTTGCACCAACTCTCCTCACTTGGCCTCGCACTATTCACTCTGGCAAGCCGTGGCCTGTCCCCGCTTCCTGTCGAGGGTTTTTCGAAGCTCATTGCCAACCTTCCCAGCAGGCAGTACACGAACATCGTCGCAGCCAAGGGAGAACCGCTCGTCCGAATTTCAAACGCCGTATCCTGAGAGAGGAACACGTACGAAACTTCCTCCAGTCACGTTGCTGCACACCAGCGGAGAAACATGGACCTTTCCCAAATCACCCCGCTCATCATCACTTACAATGAGGAAGCCAATATAGGCCGGGTACTGGCGAAGCTCACGTGGGCCAAAGACATCGTCATTATCGACAGCGGCAGCACGGACAAAACTCTGGAGTTGGTGGCAGGGCACCCTCAAGCGCGCGTCCTCACCCGGAAGTTCGACTCATTTGCATCGCAATGTAACTTCGGCCTGACCCAAATCAGGACCCCATGGGTCCTTTCCCTGGACGCCGACTATCTCGTCGGAGATGGCTTCGAAGCTGAAGTCGACCAGCTTGATGAAAATGTGTCCGGCTACCGGGCCAATTTCTGCTACTGCATTTATGGCAAGGCCCTTCGCGGCACGTTGTATCCGCCTAGAGTGGTATTGTATCAGACCGCTAGAGCCAGCTATGAGCCTGACGGTCACGGACATCGAGTGAAGGTCTCTGGAGAACTGCACTGGCTGAGCAGCATCATTTACCACGATGACCGCAAGCCGCTGCAGCGGTGGCTGGGGTCTCAACTTGTGTACGCGGAACAGGAGGCAGAGCATCTGCTCCGCCCGCCGGCGTCCGGCCTGAATTTCGCAGACCGCCTTAGACTTCGCATCTTTGTGGCTCCCCCCCTGGTTTTTCTATACACCCTTCTGTGGAAAGGCTTGCTGCTTGATGGCTTTGCCGGCTGGCATTACGTATTTCAACGGACGCTTGCCGAGTTGATGCTTTCGCTGAAAATTCTGGATAGGAAATTACGCGGAAGTTGAGGAGGGACTCCGACGCACCTCTGAATGGAGTGGTCAGCAAACTGACACGCCAATGATTATAGGGGCGTTGTTGAGGCTGGCGCTTTTACTAAAGTGACATTGTCCAGATGAAAGAAATCTTACATGTGTCCCCTGTCATGCCCGTGGATGAGAGGCACATTGAGTTCGCGCTTGATGCAGCCGGAGTCCGCGGCTCTCTGGTTACAAGCTGGCTGCCCAAGGCGTGGGAGCATGTCGCTCTGCAACGAGCTCGTCGTCAGAATTTGTTCACTCGCCGCGCTCCGTTACAATTGATCCAGCGTCGCTTGGTCCGCCAGTTCGTTCCGGACATGCTCCGCAGCTACAAGCTAGCGACCGGACATCCTCCCATTCCGTGCCATGACGAACTGTTTCGCCGGGTCGATACCGCTTCATCGAAATTGGTCTCCGAGCAAACCTCGGCGGTCATCGGGCGCGAACTGGGCAGCCTCAAGTCATTCACACACGCCAAGGAGGCTGGAGCGACCAATATCTATCATCTGCCCACGCCGCACCACGAAACCGTCCGCACCATCCTGAAGCGTGAGAGTGCTGTCTATGGGGACATCTGCAAGTCCACGTTCGATCCCAGGGAATTCGACCCCGAACGTGTTGAAAACAAACTGGAAGAACTCCGGCTTTCAGATCACATCTGGTGTCCCTCGGCATTTGTAAAAAACTCACTCGTAGAGTCAGGCCTCAGTGAAGATCGCATCTCGGTCATCCCCTATGGCGGCGAAAGCGAGTGGCTCATGAGGCCACGCCCCCAGCCGGACGGCTCCTTCCTGTTGGTTGGCAACATTTCCGCGAGGAAAGGGGCGCACCGTCTTCTCCACGCCTGGAAAAAGCTGAAGGCACATCGGACCAACCGGCTGGTATTCATCGGCCCGATGCACCTGTCCAGTCACTTCTTGCAAGACTACAAAGGGGTATACGAGCATCTTCCCCGGATGCCGAGGTCCAAGCTGGCGCTTCACTATCTGCGGGCATCCAGCCTTGTCCTGCCTGCGCTGGCGGAAGGCTTCGCGCTGGTGATTCTCGAAGCGCTAAGCTGCGGAGCTCCCGTACTGGCGAGCCGAAATAGCGGCGCCGTGGGCTTCTTGAATGACGATGAGGCAAGATTCTTCGATGCCGGGGAGGATGAACCCTTGCTTACGGCGCTTGACTGGGCACTCACTCATCCCGGAGAATTGGAAGAGATGGGACGGGCCGGACGTAAACGGGTGGCCACATGGTCCTGGGACATGTTTGAAAATGCCGTGCTACAACAAATTCGCAGACTGAACATAGCGTGACCGCAAAGATTCTTCTGGTCATCCCGTGCTACAACGAGAGCGGACGCATCGGGCCGTTTCTTTCGGAACTTTGCGCGCTCGCAGAGCCCTTGGGGAGTACCTCCATCCTGGTGGTAGAGGACGGATCCAGCCCCGAGGAACAAGACCGTCTTCGGGAACTGGTGAATGCGACCCGGATGAAATACCCGTTCGTCAGGGAACCTCTGCTGCTCTCCTCCAACTTGGGGAAGGGTGGCGCTGTGTATGCTGGCTGGCTGGCGCATCAGAGCGAGGAATGGCTGGGCTTTGTGGATGCAGACGGCGCTTGCTCAGCCTCCGAAACAGTCCGGCTCGCCCGCCTGCTGATTGGGGGCCAGACTTCAGTAGATGCCATTTTCGCCAGCCGGATTCAGATGCTCGGGCATCGCATTCAACGGCATCTGCACAGGCACATTATTGGCCGCATTTATGCCACCATCGTGTCCATCCTTCTCGACATCCCCGTGCATGACAGCCAATGCGGCCTCAAGTTCATCCGGAGAAGCGCATATGCCCGTGTCTTTCCCACCCTTGAGGTAAAGGACTTTGGCTTCGACATTGAGTTGATGGCTGCCCTGACCGACTCGGGCGCCATCATTGAAGAGATGCCCATCGACTGGCATGAGGTCCGGGGAGGGAAGCTGCGGCTTTTCCGCGATGCACTTTGCATGCTCGGCGATGTGCTGCAGGTCCGTCGCCGGAGGCGTATGGCCTCGTGGCTTGCCCACCTGAAGGGCAGTACCGGGGCCCATCTCGAAGGGACATCCCTCTCGCGCAAACAGGGATTGCCCCCCTCCCGGAATGTCTGATAGAGTTCCCTTCCCCTCCAATGCTTCGTTCACCCCATCGCGCTCTAACACCACAAGCTGCTCCGCGTCATCTCAAGCAGCCTGAGCGGCGCGTGCATATGGATGGACGTCAGCCTGACCAGTCTGACCCTGGCTTCTACCCAATGCTTGGTGTCATTGGGACGTTTACCGGCACGATTATGGCGATGGCAACCGTGCCATCCAATCCCCAAAAAGAGGGCGTGCTGTTCATCCCGGGCGTCTTGATGGCCTTGGGTTTGGCTATAGGGCCTTTTCTGGCATTTCTGCGGAACCCACGCAATGCCCTGCGCACGGAAAACATCATTGGCATGGCGGCGATCTACTGGCTGTTCATGGACCTGGTGACTGCCGTCTATGACCTCCCCACTGTCAACCGGGACGCAGTCAGGATGTCTTTCGCTTCCTCAGGCTGTTTTGTGATCATGTTCTGGTTGGCCACCATGAGGAAGCCCTGGCGGCTGCCCAAGGCCTTTATGGCGAGCTGCTCGTTGCGTCCCGAGGTGTCGATCATTTTGCCTATCACGAGCATCTGCTTTGTGCTGTCGATGCTCGCCTATGCGATTCCCTGCAACTTTGACGTCAATCTGATGCTCAAGAGTTTGCTGGGCAACCGGTTTGCGGCCCCGTGGAATCGCGAAGCGCTGGGAGGATGGAATGCCTTCGTGGATCACTTGATCTACTTCGGCTACCTGCTTCCCACTTTGGCTACGATGCTTGTGCGCCGCAAAGGATTGATGCATCCCGCGTCTGTCGTGGGCATCCTTTTCGCCGCGATTTTCCTTATCTTTCTAATGCACTCGGGTTCTCGCCGCATCATCGGCGTGTGTTTGGGTTCAGCAGTGACATACTGGGTCTTGGATCGCGAACACGTTCGTATCTGGCAGTTGTCCGCATCGGCGTTCGCCGTTGCCTTTGTGCTCTGGCTCATGCAGACGATGTTGGTATTCCGGACCGTGGGCGTCGGTGAGATCGGCGCTTCCAATGCCGCCTACATTGCATGGAAGTCCATGAGCGGAGACTCCGTCGCCGGCGGCGCACCCAAGGGTCTTGCCGTTGACGACAACTTTTACAGACTTGCGCAGATCCACTCAATTGTTCCTGAGCACCACCCTTACGTCTACGGCAAGTACATCTTTTACGTGCTTGTGCGCCCCATTCCCCGTGTGTTTTGGGAGAACAAGCCTATCGACGGGGGATTTCAATTGCAGGAGTTTGATGCCAAAGGCGCATCCTTGTCGGTATCCATTGTTGGAGAAGCATGGCTGTCATGGGGGCCCTACGCTATCCTTATTACAGGCTGGGTGTTCGGCCGCATGGCTCGAATGAACAGCCCGCTCTTTGATGCCTCCTCCGGCACCATCGGTCCCATGTTCTACGGGTACACGACCATGATGCTGTTCGTGGGCTGGAGATCCCTGCAGGAGATTCTGCTTTTCTCCTATGCGCTCCTTGGCTGGATATTTGCAACTTGGCTCTATGCTAAAATCCGGGGTCGCGGATTTGACCAGGCTTGATGCGAATTCTCGTCATCAACAAGTACGTCCCACCGGAGCCGGCGCCTACCGCTGCCCTGATCGGAGATCTTGCCATGATCCTTCGTGCGAAGGGGGCTGAGGTCACCCACCTCGGCGCGGAAGAGGGTTATCGCGACAACAGACCTCAAGGCTGGCGCCGCTGGCTGCATGAAATCCAGTTGCTCCTCCGCCTGTTCTGGACCGGACTGACCTCGAAGCGGCCCGACTGCATTCTTTGCCTCAGCGACCCTCCCGGCATCCTGTTTGTGGCCGCTATTCTGGCAAAATTAAAGGGCACGAGGCTCGTGCACTGGGCTATGGATGTCTACCCGGACACTGCTGTTGCCCTGGGTGAAGTTCGCCCCGGCGGCTTGGTCCACCGGCTAGCAAGCTCGGCCATGTCATTCAGTTACCGCTCCTGTCAGCTTATCGCCTGCCTGGATTGCGACATGCTGGAGTATCTACGGATGAAGGATGACCCGCGCGCCTTCATCTCCTCCCCCTGGCCGCCTCTTCACATCGCCTTTTCAGAGGGCAGTGTCGCACCGCGTGGTGAACGCATCCAGTGGATGTATTCCGGAAACCTCGGGCGTGCTCATGAGTACGAAACGCTTCTGCGCGCCCAGAAGCTCTTGGAAGACGCCGGGCATCCCTTCGAGCTTGTCTTTCAAGGTGGAGGAAACGCGTGGACTGCCGCGAGGCAACTTGCTTCCGACTTGGGGCTCCAGCAATGCCGCTGGGAAAACTATGCCCCCTCAGACAATCTTGTCCCCTCCCTGCTCCAGGCTCATGTATTGATTGCAACCCAGCGCCAGGAGGTGCGAGGCCTGTTGTGGCCGTCAAAACTGGCGCTTCTGAAATTGCTGCCGAGGCCCCTCGTCTGGGTAGGCCCGCACGAGGGCGCCATCTCGACGGACCTGCGGAACCACAGCGCGCTAAACGGAGTGTTTGCCGTCGGCGATTTTCACGCCCTCGCCGACTGGCTGGCACTGCGGATCAATGACTTCGCGAAAGAAGCCGAGGTCCCTTTCTCACCTGCCACTCTGAAGCC is a genomic window of Roseimicrobium gellanilyticum containing:
- a CDS encoding oligosaccharide repeat unit polymerase, whose amino-acid sequence is MLRSPHRALTPQAAPRHLKQPERRVHMDGRQPDQSDPGFYPMLGVIGTFTGTIMAMATVPSNPQKEGVLFIPGVLMALGLAIGPFLAFLRNPRNALRTENIIGMAAIYWLFMDLVTAVYDLPTVNRDAVRMSFASSGCFVIMFWLATMRKPWRLPKAFMASCSLRPEVSIILPITSICFVLSMLAYAIPCNFDVNLMLKSLLGNRFAAPWNREALGGWNAFVDHLIYFGYLLPTLATMLVRRKGLMHPASVVGILFAAIFLIFLMHSGSRRIIGVCLGSAVTYWVLDREHVRIWQLSASAFAVAFVLWLMQTMLVFRTVGVGEIGASNAAYIAWKSMSGDSVAGGAPKGLAVDDNFYRLAQIHSIVPEHHPYVYGKYIFYVLVRPIPRVFWENKPIDGGFQLQEFDAKGASLSVSIVGEAWLSWGPYAILITGWVFGRMARMNSPLFDASSGTIGPMFYGYTTMMLFVGWRSLQEILLFSYALLGWIFATWLYAKIRGRGFDQA
- a CDS encoding polyprenol monophosphomannose synthase, coding for MIPENQTPEISIVIPTLNEAGNLPRLVPAIATVLTGRRFEIIIVDDKSSDGTPQTALELANRYPLRLIERMQPDGLSGAVLKGLAAARGDIAVVMDADFQHPPEALPHLIESLEKDEADFVVGSRHVTGASTDVTWGTFRKLNSAVARLLARPLCGDVKDTMSGFFGLKRHVWNSSAQLAPLGYKIGLEFLCKCPGLRVREIPIHFGLREEGQSKLSLKQQFRYLEHLSRLYDFKFPRFSPIAKFVAAFALTWSMALPLFLGLTALGWPPHISFSIALLFSHGVHALLHWRYLNTEGVPETVTHPWVGFIGMIFAELLVGNLTLWWLLAELRAPTPIKIFTIATIVTAVCRYMLRKELRHDLRSLKAALSR
- a CDS encoding FkbM family methyltransferase, coding for MTFAEFVYTVILAPRPLKQAANWLLLKIIPKRVKIGSAEICLDPADPVISGAVTFGVYERDELKFFQEHCLPGMVVVDIGANVGIYTALALQLTSPAGTVVSIEPNPHSRAFLEQTIACNVDGTDTSRKRSHICSCAASDREGSASLHLNLGNKGDNRLYASSLSSTEIPITVRPLDSILSDLGIHEVNLVKIDVQGCEPMVIAGGLETIRRSPDVLIVSEFWPEGIKSAGRDALEYLHQLSSLGLALFTLASRGLSPLPVEGFSKLIANLPSRQYTNIVAAKGEPLVRISNAVS
- a CDS encoding glycosyltransferase, giving the protein MKEILHVSPVMPVDERHIEFALDAAGVRGSLVTSWLPKAWEHVALQRARRQNLFTRRAPLQLIQRRLVRQFVPDMLRSYKLATGHPPIPCHDELFRRVDTASSKLVSEQTSAVIGRELGSLKSFTHAKEAGATNIYHLPTPHHETVRTILKRESAVYGDICKSTFDPREFDPERVENKLEELRLSDHIWCPSAFVKNSLVESGLSEDRISVIPYGGESEWLMRPRPQPDGSFLLVGNISARKGAHRLLHAWKKLKAHRTNRLVFIGPMHLSSHFLQDYKGVYEHLPRMPRSKLALHYLRASSLVLPALAEGFALVILEALSCGAPVLASRNSGAVGFLNDDEARFFDAGEDEPLLTALDWALTHPGELEEMGRAGRKRVATWSWDMFENAVLQQIRRLNIA
- a CDS encoding glycosyltransferase family 2 protein, with product MDLSQITPLIITYNEEANIGRVLAKLTWAKDIVIIDSGSTDKTLELVAGHPQARVLTRKFDSFASQCNFGLTQIRTPWVLSLDADYLVGDGFEAEVDQLDENVSGYRANFCYCIYGKALRGTLYPPRVVLYQTARASYEPDGHGHRVKVSGELHWLSSIIYHDDRKPLQRWLGSQLVYAEQEAEHLLRPPASGLNFADRLRLRIFVAPPLVFLYTLLWKGLLLDGFAGWHYVFQRTLAELMLSLKILDRKLRGS
- a CDS encoding glycosyltransferase; the encoded protein is MTAKILLVIPCYNESGRIGPFLSELCALAEPLGSTSILVVEDGSSPEEQDRLRELVNATRMKYPFVREPLLLSSNLGKGGAVYAGWLAHQSEEWLGFVDADGACSASETVRLARLLIGGQTSVDAIFASRIQMLGHRIQRHLHRHIIGRIYATIVSILLDIPVHDSQCGLKFIRRSAYARVFPTLEVKDFGFDIELMAALTDSGAIIEEMPIDWHEVRGGKLRLFRDALCMLGDVLQVRRRRRMASWLAHLKGSTGAHLEGTSLSRKQGLPPSRNV